The stretch of DNA CGAAAGCATTACGAATCTGCTGTTTCATCCAAGCAGGGTTTGGATGAAAGGTAGAACGAAAGTAAATGATTTCTCTGGTTTTGTGCGAGATGATAAAAAGAGTATACAAAGTTTTAAAATTCCAAGTATATGAAACACAAAAATCCATAGCGATAATTTTATCTGCATGATTAGAAAGAAAAGTTTTCCAAGATTGCCTTGCTTTGTTATTCGGGAAGAGTATTTTTAAATAACGTGAGACGGTTCTTTCGGAGACTTTAAAACCTAGATGTAAAAGTTCTGCATGAATTTTAGTTGCGCCGTATGTCGGATTCTCAGTTTTGATTCGACAAATGAGTTCCTTTATCTCTCGTATAATCGGCTTTCTACCCGCTATCTTTCGAAATAAATTCTTTGAGATAAAAGACCAATAGACTTTGAAAAGATTGCGATGCCATCCGATTACGGTTTCGGGTTGAACGATGAAAAGATAGTCTTTCCAATTTGACAGAAATCGTTTTAAAAATACCCAGAATAAAATGAAAGTAAAGCTAGGTTTGATTTTCTTTCTGTAACGAGCGCGAAGGATTCTGAGTTGGTGCTTGAGAGCGAGATTGGCGAGTAAGGAATGATTGGAATCATTGAGTAAGATTTTAAGGAATAAGAATTGAAATAGAATAAAGAAGACCAAAGACATGAAAGGGAGGGATATGTAAAAGTTTTTGGCATTGAGGTAAAGAATAAAAAAGAAATAAATATTAGAATAACAATAATAAAATACCAAAAAAGCTAGACAGAAAAAGAAAAAGCCTAACAATTACCGACCGAGCCATGCTCAGCACCAACTGAAAGACTGGAGTAGCAATATGCGAAATACAATTTTAAGAAAAGTGAATAGAATAGTAATAAGCGGCAAATGTAAGAAGTCGCTAGTGAGACTTCAAAGTTTCTTAGCCCTGTTTAGTTTTGTATTTTCGGTATGTTCTGCTTCGTTATTTTTAATACCTAGTTCATTGAATGCACAAGATCCGATCTACCCGATAGGATTAACAGGCGTGGAGCAAGTGGAACCCAACGTTGCAATTGAATAATTATGATGCGGCAGGGATGGAAGATTTTGTTCAGGATGCGAATGCACAAGCGGGTGATGTAGATAGCTGGGTTGCGCTTGTAGTGGATAATATTGGTATGCTTCGCGCATCGTGGGAAAGCGAGGCTGATTTACAGATACAAGATTATGTAAATAATTTGAATGTGAGTGATAATTACAATGGTGTGGCTAATTACCGTGATGCGCTGCAAAAAGAATTGAATTCCCAGAAAGAAGCAGCACTTGCATTATGGGAAAGAACTGCAATGACAGATATAAATCTACAATTGGAGAAGTATGTAACTAGCTTAACCGGTGGGATAGAAGATGAAGCAGTTGTCAATACAGAGAGTAGCCAATCAAATGCAACTGAGGTATTATCCAATAACAGACTAACACCAGAACAGATAAAAGCAAGCTTTGCGGAGAGTAAAGAGGTGTGGGAAAATCAGTTCCATACGTCAGCAGATACTGGATTAAAACAATACGA from Leptospiraceae bacterium encodes:
- a CDS encoding transposase, whose amino-acid sequence is MVFFILFQFLFLKILLNDSNHSLLANLALKHQLRILRARYRKKIKPSFTFILFWVFLKRFLSNWKDYLFIVQPETVIGWHRNLFKVYWSFISKNLFRKIAGRKPIIREIKELICRIKTENPTYGATKIHAELLHLGFKVSERTVSRYLKILFPNNKARQSWKTFLSNHADKIIAMDFCVSYTWNFKTLYTLFIISHKTREIIYFRSTFHPNPAWMKQQIRNAFGFVETLPKCLIMDNDSNFSKDFRSFLRRFGIIPKRTAFHSPWQNGIMERFNGTVRRELLDHVIPLSEDHLDKLLKEFIHYYNNSRSHLFRNKDSPLGRVYEPLP
- a CDS encoding TIGR04388 family protein; amino-acid sequence: MNNYDAAGMEDFVQDANAQAGDVDSWVALVVDNIGMLRASWESEADLQIQDYVNNLNVSDNYNGVANYRDALQKELNSQKEAALALWERTAMTDINLQLEKYVTSLTGGIEDEAVVNTESSQSNATEVLSNNRLTPEQIKASFAESKEVWENQFHTSADTGLKQYDDSLDTINANYLRFMRQLDNADGTFQQNLQAIQEYKNNVKSGIRTTVTNLEKFLNEPANDSLFGGSNGKSRTQAGLDLNSLIVEFRALLARMHKMILVSYLQSWHLR